A single region of the Drosophila miranda strain MSH22 chromosome 2, D.miranda_PacBio2.1, whole genome shotgun sequence genome encodes:
- the LOC108156059 gene encoding acetylcholine receptor subunit alpha-like 2 → MARCSRPHHLAPMLSAMWQHCKLLCLLVVFLLLCETVQANPDAKRLYDDLLSNYNRLIRPVSNNTDTVLVKLGLRLSQLIDLNLKDQILTTNVWLEHEWQDHKFKWDPSEYGGVTELYVPSEHIWLPDIVLYNNADGEYVVTTMTKAILHYTGKVVWTPPAIFKSSCEIDVRYFPFDQQTCFMKFGSWTYDGDQIDLKHISQKNDKDNKVEIGIDLREYYPSVEWDILGVPAERHEKYYPCCAEPYPDIFFNITLRRKTLFYTVNLIIPCVGISYLSVLVFYLPADSGEKIALCISILLSQTMFFLLISEIIPSTSLALPLLGKYLLFTMLLVGLSVVITIIILNIHYRKPSTHKMRPWIRAFFIKRLPKLLLMRVPKDLLRDLAANKINYGLKFSKSKFGQALMDEMQMNSGGSSPDSIRRMQGRAGVGGCNGMHVTTATNRFSGLVGALGGGLSTLSGYNGLPSVLSGLDDSLSDVAARKKYPFELEKAIHNVMFIQHHMQRQDEFNAEDQDWGFVAMVMDRLFLWLFMIASLVGTFVILGEAPSLYDDTKAIDVQLSDVAKQIYNLTEKKN, encoded by the exons ATGGCCCGCTGCTCACGCCCACATCATCTGGCTCCCATGCTCTCGGCCATGTGGCAGCACTGCAagctgctctgcctgctggtcGTCTTCCTACTGCTCTGCGAGACAGTCCAGGCCAATCCGGACGCCAAGCGGCTCTATGATGATCTTCTGAGCAACTACAATCGCCTCATACGACCCGTCAGCAACAACACGGACACGGTGCTGGTCAAGCTGGGTCTGCGGCTGTCGCAACTGATAGATTTG AATCTGAAAGATCAAATTCTAACGACCAACGTCTGGTTAGAGCATGAATGGCAGGATCATAAATTCAAGTGGGATCCCTCGGAATATGGCGGAGTTACCGAGCTTTATGTGCCCTCTGAGCACATCTGGCTACCCGACATTGTCCTCTACAACAA TGCCGACGGGGAGTATGTGGTAACCACCATGACCAAGGCCATACTCCATTATACAGGCAAAGTGGTGTGGACACCGCCTGCCATCTTCAAATCCAGCTGCGAGATTGATGTCCGCTACTTTCCCTTCGATCAGCAAACGTGCTTTATGAAATTCGGCTCCTGGACCTATGATGGTGATCAG ATCGATTTGAAGCACATCAGCCAGAAGAACGACAAGGACAACAAAGTGGAGATTGGCATTGATTTACGCGAATATTATCCCAGTGTGGAGTGGGATATATTGGGTGTGCCGGCGGAGCGGCATGAGAAGTACTATCCGTGCTGCGCCGAACCGTATCCGG ATATCTTCTTCAACATCACCCTGAGACGGAAGACTCTGTTCTACACGGTTAACCTGATCATTCCATGCGTGGGTATCTCTTACCTGTCGGTCCTCGTTTTCTATCTGCCCGCGGACTCTGGGGAAAAAATTGCCCTCTGCATCAGCATTCTGCTGTCGCAGACCATGTTCTTCCTGCTCATATCTGAGATTATACCCTCAACGTCGCTGGCCCTGCCGCTGCTGGGCAAATACCTGCTCTTCACCATGTTGCTGGTGGGGCTGAGCGTCGTCATCACCATCATAATACTCAATATACATTATCGGAAGCCGAGCACCCACAAGATGCGGCCCTGGATACGGGCCTTCTTCATCAAGCGGCTGCCGAAGCTCCTGCTGATGCGTGTCCCCAAGGATTTGCTGCGTGATCTGGCCGCTAATAAGATCAATTACGGCCTGAAGTTCAGCAAGTCCAAGTTTGGCCAGGCCCTGATGGATGAGATGCAAATGAACTCGGGCGGCTCCAGTCCGGACTCCATACGACGCATGCAAGGCCGTGCCGGGGTGGGGGGCTGCAATGGCATGCATGTTACCACGGCCACCAACAG ATTCAGCGGCCTGGTGGGCGCCCTGGGTGGCGGCTTGAGCACACTGAGCGGCTACAACGGACTGCCATCGGTGCTGTCCGGCTTGGACGACTCTTTGAGCGATGTGGCGGCACGCAAAAAGTATCCTTTCGAGCTGGAGAAGGCCATCCACAACGTCATGTTCATACAGCATCACATGCAGCGGCAGGACGAGTTCAATGCG GAGGATCAGGACTGGGGCTTTGTGGCCATGGTCATGGATCGGCTATTCCTGTGGCTCTTCATGATCGCTTCGCTGGTCGGGACCTTTGTGATCCTGGGCGAGGCACCCTCGCTGTACGACGACACCAAGGCCATTGATGTCCAACTGTCGGATGTTGCCAAGCAAATCTACAATCTAACCGAGAAGAAGAATTAA